Proteins from a genomic interval of Candidatus Nanosynbacter sp. HMT-352:
- a CDS encoding AI-2E family transporter — translation MKVRIEIDTKTFVRFWLVVMGFGLAGLAIYSAKDALVLLGISLFLALALNRPVAAIAKKLPGKSRLGGTALAYTTLVLLLGCVIWFVIPPIVQQSAKFVESIPGIIDQASSQWRGVNDFIDKNNLRPQVDSMMENIKQQSSSWATSVGTNLLSSVGSLASFLGSLFLVLVLSFLMLLEGPTWVKRLWGLYNDEEKMERHKKLVGRMYNVVTGYVSGQLTVSGIDAILSGFVVFVLSLTFPVINSNLAMLTVMATFVLTLIPMFGATIAGALISLLLFFNNMTAGVIYAIYFVIYQQIENNFVSPSIQSKKVELSALTVLVAVTIGLYVGGLLGGLVAIPAAGVVKVLLDNYLEQAKSKRVENEKPLNKLVKKLKNED, via the coding sequence ATGAAAGTACGTATAGAGATAGACACGAAAACATTTGTGCGGTTTTGGCTGGTCGTTATGGGATTTGGTCTGGCTGGTCTGGCAATTTATTCCGCGAAGGATGCGCTGGTTTTATTGGGAATTTCCCTGTTTTTGGCGTTGGCGTTGAATCGTCCAGTTGCAGCAATTGCTAAAAAATTGCCTGGAAAAAGCCGATTAGGCGGCACGGCGCTGGCGTACACGACGCTGGTTCTGCTTTTGGGTTGTGTGATCTGGTTTGTTATTCCGCCAATTGTCCAACAATCTGCCAAATTTGTCGAGAGCATTCCGGGTATAATTGACCAAGCCAGCTCACAGTGGCGTGGCGTCAATGATTTTATTGATAAGAACAATTTGCGCCCGCAGGTCGATTCGATGATGGAAAACATCAAGCAGCAATCTTCGTCTTGGGCGACGAGCGTCGGCACGAATCTATTGTCCAGCGTTGGCTCTTTGGCGTCGTTCTTGGGCTCGCTATTCTTGGTGCTAGTGCTGTCATTCCTGATGCTCCTCGAGGGTCCAACTTGGGTGAAGCGTTTGTGGGGATTGTACAACGACGAAGAAAAAATGGAGCGTCATAAGAAGCTGGTTGGTCGAATGTATAACGTAGTCACAGGTTATGTTTCTGGACAATTGACGGTTTCTGGAATCGATGCGATATTATCAGGTTTCGTGGTGTTTGTGCTGAGCTTGACATTCCCTGTCATAAATTCCAATTTGGCAATGCTCACCGTTATGGCGACGTTTGTGTTGACGCTAATTCCGATGTTTGGCGCAACGATTGCTGGTGCGTTGATATCACTACTACTATTCTTCAATAACATGACAGCTGGCGTTATTTACGCGATTTATTTCGTGATTTACCAGCAGATTGAGAACAACTTTGTCTCTCCTTCTATCCAATCAAAGAAGGTTGAGTTGTCGGCCTTGACTGTCTTGGTCGCGGTGACAATTGGTTTGTACGTTGGCGGTCTATTGGGTGGTTTGGTTGCTATTCCAGCCGCTGGCGTCGTGAAGGTTTTGCTGGACAATTACTTAGAGCAAGCCAAATCTAAGCGCGTTGAGAACGAAAAGCCGCTTAATAAATTAGTTAAGAAATTGAAAAACGAAGATTAA
- the recR gene encoding recombination mediator RecR produces MSIDILPKALTALIDDFGNLPGVGPRTAERYAYAVLRRNPKSAKQLAHSLDQLHDRVKTCPKTFALIDSDDDVSPLYADSNRNKKVVCVVEEPLDIVAIERTGQFLGTYHVLGGVISPIDNIGPEQLHIPELIERIKTDDVQEIIIATNASVEGESTALFLQRYIQEAGLNTTITRLARGIPVGVDLEYADQITLTHALEGRKQL; encoded by the coding sequence ATGTCAATCGACATTTTGCCAAAAGCTCTAACTGCTTTAATTGATGATTTTGGTAATCTACCTGGAGTTGGACCGCGTACGGCTGAAAGATATGCCTACGCGGTTTTACGCCGCAACCCCAAATCCGCAAAGCAATTAGCGCATTCATTAGACCAATTGCACGACCGAGTAAAAACCTGCCCGAAGACATTTGCGTTGATCGACTCAGATGACGACGTATCGCCTTTATACGCAGATTCGAACAGGAATAAAAAAGTCGTTTGTGTAGTCGAGGAGCCGCTAGATATTGTTGCCATAGAAAGAACAGGGCAGTTCCTGGGTACGTACCACGTGCTGGGCGGCGTTATCTCACCGATTGACAATATTGGACCGGAGCAATTGCATATCCCAGAGCTAATTGAACGTATAAAAACCGACGATGTCCAAGAGATTATTATCGCCACGAACGCTTCAGTAGAAGGCGAGTCGACCGCGCTATTCTTACAGCGCTACATCCAAGAAGCTGGCTTGAATACGACTATCACACGCTTGGCTAGAGGTATTCCAGTCGGCGTTGACCTCGAGTATGCAGATCAAATTACACTAACTCACGCACTGGAAGGTCGAAAACAGCTATAG
- a CDS encoding ABC transporter permease — MSKMHNLGTVFKFETLRTLKKPTFWLTALGFPLLIGVLYGIMFWSQSTTIEASKNLEKQEFSLEVTDDSKLVKPELLVAIKAKTAKSKESGIDNVKNNKIDAYIYFPKDLSKQKVEVYGKDVGLFQNGKYSAVAQNLLSQSVASDVSPAQVAILRGKVQLSSTTYLDGKEHGGINEMIVPGMFLAILFILISIFGNQMLISTTEEKENRTVEMLLTTVKTDTLITGKILSLMVLALIQILVIVLPVLAGYLAFGSKLQLPNLDLSTLVFDPVRIGLAIIIFSASFTLFTGMLVTLGAMMPTAKEASQWFGIVIMLFIGPFYGITAFVSFPDYFFVKFLSLFPFTAPIPLLLRNAIGNLPIWEALLGTAILVATAVFVMWLSVRVFRYGAMSYDSKLSLSALRTRRKAGKV, encoded by the coding sequence ATGAGTAAAATGCATAATTTGGGGACGGTTTTCAAATTTGAAACTCTTAGAACACTGAAGAAACCGACGTTTTGGTTGACGGCCTTGGGATTCCCTTTGTTGATTGGCGTGCTGTATGGCATTATGTTTTGGTCGCAAAGCACGACTATTGAAGCGTCAAAAAATCTGGAAAAGCAAGAATTTTCACTGGAAGTCACGGACGATTCGAAGTTGGTGAAGCCAGAATTACTGGTAGCAATTAAAGCTAAAACCGCCAAATCGAAAGAATCTGGAATTGATAATGTAAAAAATAATAAAATTGACGCATATATTTATTTTCCAAAGGATTTGAGCAAGCAAAAGGTTGAAGTTTACGGTAAAGATGTTGGGTTATTTCAAAACGGAAAATACAGCGCGGTGGCGCAGAATTTGTTAAGTCAATCAGTGGCGAGCGACGTCAGCCCAGCTCAGGTCGCAATTTTACGCGGTAAAGTCCAATTGTCATCAACTACATATCTGGACGGAAAAGAGCACGGCGGCATTAATGAGATGATTGTGCCGGGAATGTTTTTGGCTATTTTGTTTATCCTCATCAGTATTTTTGGCAATCAAATGCTCATTAGCACCACCGAGGAAAAAGAAAATCGCACGGTTGAAATGTTGCTTACGACCGTTAAAACAGACACTTTGATTACGGGTAAAATTCTGTCTTTGATGGTGTTGGCTTTGATTCAGATTTTGGTGATTGTTTTGCCAGTTTTGGCGGGCTATTTGGCGTTTGGCTCGAAGTTGCAATTGCCTAATCTGGACTTGAGCACGCTCGTATTTGATCCTGTGAGAATTGGTCTGGCAATCATAATTTTCTCTGCAAGCTTCACTTTATTTACGGGAATGTTGGTAACTTTGGGCGCGATGATGCCGACCGCCAAAGAAGCCAGTCAGTGGTTCGGAATTGTGATTATGCTATTTATCGGTCCATTTTACGGAATCACGGCGTTCGTTTCCTTCCCTGATTATTTCTTCGTTAAGTTCTTGTCACTATTTCCATTCACCGCGCCGATTCCATTGTTATTACGAAACGCAATAGGCAATTTGCCAATTTGGGAAGCTTTGCTCGGTACGGCAATTTTGGTCGCTACAGCGGTGTTTGTTATGTGGCTATCAGTGCGCGTTTTCCGTTACGGCGCGATGTCTTATGATAGTAAATTATCTCTGTCGGCGTTGCGGACACGCCGAAAAGCTGGTAAAGTTTAA
- the cysS gene encoding cysteine--tRNA ligase produces the protein MIKLYNTLTRRKDELTPLDGETVKFYTCGLTVYSQPHIGNWVGYIYWDVLVRLLRWQDIPVIRTQNITDVGHLTSDDDNGEDKMEKGARREGKTAWDVAERYISVANHEAYDVLKLIKPDYLVRATDYIQQQIDFAKGLDEKGFLYKIDGDGIYFDTSLLKDYGKLARLDVAGLEAGARVSVEGKRNITDFAVWKFSPKDAKRDMEWDSPWGIGFPGWHLECSTIARETLGDSIDIHAGGIDHIPVHHTNEIAQSESLTGKQFSQIWLHNNHIKVDGRKMSKSLGNIITLEDIISRGFSPMAFKLAILSKHYQTEGNFTWEILEAAQARLNHWRDYAVLRHQTHDTLEDDDDKNEQDDSVSLLAGHQALVEKLNDDLDTPGALALIDEVFSKLDHTPLDKIHRQSLVQFIDEIDEILGLDLAESTPDITDDLKRLIIQRRQARAEKNWEESDRIRDELLQAGVAVRDTPSGSIWTWK, from the coding sequence ATGATAAAACTCTATAACACGCTCACCAGACGAAAAGATGAACTGACGCCACTTGACGGAGAAACGGTCAAATTTTACACCTGTGGTCTAACGGTCTATTCGCAACCGCACATCGGCAACTGGGTTGGCTATATTTACTGGGACGTGTTGGTGCGACTGCTACGCTGGCAAGATATTCCTGTTATTCGAACGCAAAACATCACCGATGTTGGTCATTTGACCAGCGACGACGATAATGGCGAAGACAAAATGGAAAAAGGTGCGCGCCGTGAAGGGAAGACTGCCTGGGATGTGGCGGAAAGATATATTTCCGTTGCAAATCATGAAGCCTACGACGTGCTGAAATTGATAAAACCAGATTACTTGGTGCGAGCAACAGACTATATTCAGCAGCAGATTGACTTCGCAAAAGGACTGGACGAAAAAGGATTTTTATATAAAATCGACGGCGACGGCATATATTTTGATACGTCGCTTTTGAAGGATTACGGGAAATTAGCGCGGCTAGACGTGGCGGGTCTGGAAGCTGGCGCCAGAGTGAGCGTTGAGGGAAAGCGCAATATTACTGACTTCGCCGTATGGAAGTTTTCGCCAAAAGACGCCAAGCGCGATATGGAATGGGACAGTCCGTGGGGAATCGGTTTTCCTGGCTGGCACCTGGAATGTTCGACAATTGCTCGTGAAACACTTGGGGATTCCATCGATATTCACGCGGGCGGAATTGACCATATTCCGGTTCATCACACGAATGAAATTGCCCAGAGCGAAAGTCTGACTGGAAAACAATTTTCTCAAATTTGGTTACATAATAATCACATAAAAGTCGACGGCCGAAAAATGAGTAAATCCCTGGGAAATATTATTACGCTGGAAGATATTATTTCGCGAGGGTTTAGTCCGATGGCATTTAAGCTGGCGATTCTCAGTAAGCATTATCAGACGGAGGGCAATTTTACCTGGGAAATCCTGGAAGCAGCACAGGCGCGATTAAATCATTGGCGGGATTACGCGGTTCTGAGACATCAGACTCACGACACGCTGGAGGATGACGATGATAAGAACGAGCAGGACGATTCGGTTTCGTTGCTAGCGGGACATCAGGCGTTGGTCGAGAAATTGAACGATGATTTGGATACTCCAGGCGCACTGGCATTGATTGATGAAGTATTTTCAAAGTTGGATCATACGCCGCTTGATAAAATTCATCGACAGAGTTTAGTGCAGTTTATTGATGAAATTGACGAGATTTTAGGGCTGGATTTGGCTGAGTCTACGCCTGATATTACTGACGATTTGAAGAGGTTGATTATCCAGCGACGTCAAGCACGCGCAGAGAAAAACTGGGAAGAATCCGACAGAATTCGCGATGAACTTCTTCAGGCTGGCGTTGCCGTTCGTGATACGCCAAGCGGCAGCATTTGGACATGGAAATAG
- the dnaB gene encoding replicative DNA helicase, translating into MADKSEEVKGKIPPQNLDAEKSLLGAVLIDEEVLADAAEITHPSDFYDKNHGLIFAGMMRLFEKHKPVDLLTLTDELKRKDELELVGGSAYLTELTNYVPTAAHASAYAEMIAQAAVRRRLIKASGDISELGYDESTTTQELLEKAEAELFSVSDQSTKQDLVSLESILTDSFDRIEELSKNKGSLRGVRTGYRDLDNMTAGLQKSDLIILAARPAMGKTTLVTNLAYNVATIEKNPVLFFSLEMSKEQLVDRMLADASGVDSWNIRTGNLSDEDFAKLSEAMGEMAEAPIYIDDTPGLSVLEMRTKARRIAHENPLGLIIVDYLQLMQANGNHNGNRVQEVSEISRGLKLIARELNVPLIALSQLSRSVESRTPPIPQLADLRESGSIEQDADIVSFIYRPGYYEPDNPEVQNITDLIIAKHRNGPVGKVQLYFHPERLRFMSFDPNHK; encoded by the coding sequence ATGGCAGATAAAAGTGAAGAAGTAAAAGGGAAGATACCGCCACAAAATTTGGACGCGGAAAAGAGTTTGCTTGGGGCAGTTTTAATTGACGAGGAAGTTTTGGCGGACGCCGCAGAAATTACTCACCCTAGCGATTTTTACGACAAGAATCACGGATTGATTTTTGCCGGAATGATGCGACTATTTGAAAAACATAAGCCTGTCGATCTATTGACCTTAACTGATGAGCTGAAACGTAAGGATGAGCTGGAATTGGTCGGCGGATCAGCGTATTTAACAGAACTAACAAACTACGTCCCAACGGCAGCGCACGCATCAGCTTACGCGGAAATGATTGCACAAGCGGCGGTTCGCAGGCGTCTAATAAAAGCGAGCGGCGATATTTCCGAACTTGGCTATGACGAATCGACGACCACGCAGGAATTATTAGAGAAGGCTGAAGCTGAACTTTTCAGCGTGTCAGACCAATCAACCAAGCAAGATTTGGTCAGCCTGGAAAGCATTCTGACGGATAGTTTTGACCGAATTGAAGAACTCAGTAAGAATAAAGGTTCTCTCAGAGGAGTCCGCACTGGCTATCGCGATCTGGACAATATGACCGCTGGCTTGCAAAAATCGGACTTGATTATTCTGGCTGCGCGTCCAGCCATGGGTAAAACGACGCTAGTGACAAATTTGGCTTATAATGTGGCGACAATTGAGAAAAATCCTGTCCTATTTTTCAGCCTAGAGATGAGTAAGGAACAGCTGGTCGACCGTATGCTGGCGGATGCGTCGGGTGTTGATAGCTGGAATATTCGCACCGGAAACTTGAGCGATGAAGATTTTGCGAAGTTGTCTGAAGCTATGGGAGAAATGGCTGAGGCGCCGATTTACATCGATGACACGCCAGGATTATCAGTTTTGGAAATGCGAACTAAAGCGCGTCGAATTGCCCATGAGAATCCATTAGGACTAATCATCGTCGACTATTTGCAGCTTATGCAGGCTAACGGAAACCACAACGGAAACCGCGTTCAGGAAGTTTCGGAAATTTCACGCGGACTGAAGCTTATTGCTCGCGAATTGAATGTGCCGCTAATTGCCCTGAGTCAGTTGAGTCGTTCTGTCGAATCTCGCACGCCGCCAATTCCACAACTAGCCGACCTGCGCGAATCCGGCTCCATTGAGCAGGACGCCGACATCGTGAGCTTTATTTATCGCCCTGGATATTACGAACCCGACAACCCAGAAGTTCAGAACATTACAGACTTAATCATCGCTAAGCATCGTAACGGCCCAGTTGGTAAAGTCCAATTGTACTTCCACCCAGAGCGCCTACGCTTTATGAGCTTCGATCCCAATCATAAATAG
- a CDS encoding ABC transporter ATP-binding protein yields MPDNKKMVEIRHFKMSFGDKTVIKDLSFDVFRGEVFGFLGSNGSGKTTTLRALLGLYQPTAGDLLMNGKPYSVGSQIRLGYLPEERGLYKKEKVLDVMLYFGQLKGLSRKEAKDFSMKFLERVNLSDKANTQLDKLSGGQQQKIQLGVTIMGNPELLIMDEPAKGFDPVNRRLLMNIIEEQRKAGATIIYVTHQMEEVERLCDRLILLKDGQAAAYGTLEEVKSQFGGASMDDIFVQVYGGEAKELSDE; encoded by the coding sequence ATGCCAGATAATAAAAAAATGGTTGAGATTCGTCATTTTAAGATGAGTTTCGGTGATAAAACTGTTATTAAAGATCTGAGTTTTGATGTTTTTCGCGGCGAAGTTTTTGGTTTTTTGGGAAGCAATGGTTCGGGAAAAACTACGACGTTGCGCGCATTGCTTGGACTATATCAGCCGACCGCGGGCGACTTATTGATGAACGGCAAGCCATATTCGGTGGGAAGCCAGATTCGCCTCGGATATCTTCCGGAGGAGCGTGGTTTGTATAAAAAAGAAAAAGTCTTAGACGTGATGCTTTACTTTGGTCAATTGAAAGGTTTGAGTCGCAAAGAAGCTAAGGATTTTTCTATGAAGTTTTTGGAGCGCGTCAATTTGAGCGACAAGGCTAATACGCAACTTGATAAACTATCTGGCGGACAGCAGCAGAAGATTCAGCTTGGCGTAACAATTATGGGCAATCCAGAACTGCTGATTATGGACGAGCCAGCCAAAGGTTTTGATCCGGTGAATCGCCGTTTGTTGATGAATATAATTGAGGAGCAGCGAAAAGCTGGCGCGACAATTATTTACGTTACACACCAGATGGAGGAAGTTGAAAGATTGTGCGACCGCTTGATTTTATTGAAGGACGGTCAAGCGGCAGCATATGGAACATTGGAAGAAGTAAAAAGTCAATTTGGCGGAGCGTCAATGGACGACATTTTTGTCCAAGTTTACGGCGGCGAAGCGAAGGAGTTGAGCGATGAGTAA
- a CDS encoding DHH family phosphoesterase, which translates to MLDTAKQFIQSANNIVIIQAENPDGDSLGSSLALEEVLSDLGKTVTLYCPVDIPKYLHYIRGWDRVQNDFPFQADAAIIVDTSADVLLSKVLETPGARHFLETHPTLVIDHHTAESTLSFDHIMLSETVVATGELLYKLFKHSDWKINPQAAEDLLIAIMSDSLGLTTQNTTAQTFHTAGELTELGASNAEIEERRREFMKKSPEILAYKGKLIERIEYLLDGQLALVHVPFEEIQQYSDAYNPGALIGDELRLVEGVALSCVIKTYPDGKLTARLRGNLPIADTVAGYFGGGGHPYAAGFRVYESYDEIVRELVTATDQALQEAD; encoded by the coding sequence ATGCTAGACACAGCTAAACAATTCATTCAATCCGCAAACAATATAGTTATTATTCAAGCCGAAAATCCCGACGGCGATAGCCTAGGTTCAAGCCTGGCGCTGGAAGAAGTCTTAAGCGACCTAGGGAAGACCGTTACTTTATATTGTCCAGTAGATATACCGAAATATCTTCATTATATTCGCGGTTGGGATCGAGTGCAGAACGACTTTCCGTTTCAAGCCGACGCCGCGATAATTGTCGATACAAGCGCGGACGTGCTTCTCAGCAAGGTATTAGAAACTCCTGGAGCGCGACATTTTCTGGAAACGCACCCAACTCTAGTTATTGACCATCACACAGCCGAATCGACGCTCAGTTTTGACCATATTATGCTGTCAGAAACCGTTGTGGCGACCGGGGAATTACTGTATAAGCTGTTCAAGCATTCCGACTGGAAGATAAATCCTCAGGCGGCCGAAGATTTATTGATAGCTATTATGAGCGATAGCCTGGGTCTTACTACGCAAAACACTACAGCTCAGACTTTTCATACGGCGGGAGAACTTACAGAACTGGGCGCTTCCAACGCGGAAATTGAAGAGCGACGACGTGAATTTATGAAAAAATCGCCAGAAATTTTGGCGTACAAGGGAAAATTGATCGAGCGAATCGAATATTTATTAGACGGACAATTGGCGCTAGTACACGTGCCATTTGAAGAGATTCAGCAATATAGCGACGCTTACAACCCCGGCGCGTTGATTGGTGATGAATTGAGGCTGGTTGAAGGCGTGGCGCTTAGTTGCGTTATTAAAACTTACCCTGACGGCAAATTAACTGCGCGCTTAAGAGGTAATTTACCAATCGCCGACACCGTAGCTGGATATTTCGGTGGCGGCGGCCATCCGTACGCGGCAGGATTCCGTGTATATGAAAGCTATGATGAAATCGTAAGGGAATTAGTCACAGCAACGGATCAGGCTCTACAAGAAGCAGATTAG
- a CDS encoding YbaB/EbfC family nucleoid-associated protein yields MAFDQVKMLQQLRKAQKQLGKEIIEVEAGDGAVIVQITGELKIKSVKIDPEMVDLENIEELEHWIEIAVRDGMTKAQEVAAETMKPLMGGLGNLPF; encoded by the coding sequence ATGGCGTTTGATCAGGTAAAAATGCTGCAACAATTACGCAAAGCACAGAAACAATTAGGCAAAGAAATCATCGAAGTTGAGGCTGGCGATGGCGCTGTGATCGTACAAATCACTGGCGAGTTAAAGATTAAGTCTGTAAAGATCGACCCAGAAATGGTCGACTTGGAGAATATCGAAGAGTTGGAGCACTGGATCGAAATCGCAGTTCGCGACGGTATGACAAAGGCTCAGGAAGTCGCTGCTGAAACTATGAAACCATTGATGGGCGGCTTGGGCAACTTGCCGTTCTAA
- a CDS encoding glycosyltransferase family 39 protein, producing the protein MKKQKVTDIFLYRWRYVFGYTLLALLYIGAIIISALHVPGGLSQAEIDMVNTTNHLNFSIEGIAVTNLPFHLLQLLFFKLFGVSLLTIKAPAVILSIASSVAIFFLLKRWFKPSTTILSLLIMATTGQFLFIGQSATVGILYIFYTALTLLFATLILQKAQNASIWRISLAITTVLSLFTPYFWYINLGLLIIAFLHPHPRYFLISRKHRKSWIVPSAILFTIGCAISFLCYKSHALFYNLIGINGLSFDIVANLRTLYYTYIRIFPSVVGNQITPIMDINAMVLIGLGLFRSFQKISSARSFMIWSWLILALALLIFQPSLTPIIIIPLFILLAVGLESLMNMWYGLFPRNPYARGTGLVLISMLIIVMVAGGSFRYIDGYRYFPEAASRFNKDLSLLRKNTAPTDSFSLLVSKEESPIYEALKKHNYHQISIIHTAPANVGQTLYVSHSVKSQTPQTYSGHLSSVIVNDHKDGDRFYIYTSDRK; encoded by the coding sequence ATGAAAAAGCAAAAAGTTACCGATATATTTCTTTACCGATGGCGCTACGTTTTCGGCTATACGTTGCTGGCGCTGTTGTATATAGGAGCTATTATAATTTCTGCGTTGCACGTGCCGGGAGGTTTGTCGCAAGCAGAAATCGACATGGTCAATACGACAAATCACTTGAACTTCAGTATCGAAGGAATAGCCGTCACAAATCTGCCATTTCACCTTCTTCAATTGCTATTCTTCAAGCTATTCGGCGTCAGTTTATTAACAATTAAAGCGCCCGCCGTAATCCTTTCAATCGCCAGCTCTGTCGCTATTTTCTTCCTCTTAAAGCGCTGGTTTAAGCCGTCCACAACGATTCTATCGCTATTAATCATGGCAACGACCGGACAATTCTTATTCATCGGTCAAAGCGCAACTGTTGGCATTTTATACATCTTTTACACCGCGCTAACTTTACTTTTTGCTACATTGATTCTCCAGAAAGCCCAGAACGCCTCCATTTGGCGAATCAGCTTAGCCATCACCACGGTGCTCAGCCTCTTCACTCCGTATTTTTGGTATATCAATCTGGGACTTCTGATCATCGCCTTTCTACATCCACACCCACGCTATTTTCTCATCTCCCGAAAACATCGTAAATCTTGGATCGTGCCGTCCGCTATTTTATTCACAATTGGTTGTGCGATTAGTTTTCTTTGCTATAAATCCCACGCGCTATTTTACAACCTCATCGGCATCAACGGCCTAAGTTTTGATATTGTTGCGAACCTCAGGACTTTATATTACACATACATCCGCATTTTCCCATCAGTCGTAGGAAATCAAATCACACCAATTATGGACATCAACGCAATGGTGCTAATCGGACTAGGGCTATTCCGCAGCTTCCAAAAAATCTCCAGCGCCCGCTCGTTTATGATTTGGTCGTGGCTAATCTTAGCATTGGCGCTACTCATCTTCCAGCCAAGCCTCACCCCGATAATCATCATCCCGCTATTCATTCTCTTGGCGGTCGGATTGGAATCCCTAATGAATATGTGGTACGGACTTTTCCCGCGCAACCCATACGCTCGCGGCACAGGACTGGTTCTCATATCAATGCTAATTATCGTTATGGTGGCAGGCGGCAGCTTCCGCTATATTGACGGTTATCGTTATTTCCCAGAAGCAGCTTCACGCTTTAATAAAGATTTATCGCTACTCCGTAAAAATACCGCACCGACCGATTCATTCTCGTTATTGGTCAGTAAAGAAGAATCACCGATTTACGAAGCGCTTAAAAAGCACAACTATCACCAGATATCAATTATCCACACAGCGCCAGCAAACGTCGGGCAAACATTATACGTTAGCCACAGCGTAAAGTCTCAAACTCCGCAGACTTACTCTGGACACCTATCGTCAGTAATTGTCAATGACCATAAAGACGGCGATCGATTCTATATATACACATCCGACCGCAAATAG
- a CDS encoding PKD domain-containing protein, which yields MNKFKKIGIAISLGFAMLGGIWLASPSQAAGCNKFNVVYCGTHSMSELQTAYSRTEIKELYKEWYVTETMVQGGSNMREGVVDANGNITVDGRVVATNAITVQSKAGTRQPQPQRSYKTSNGYTYYQYTTGQSFVDGPKSYNIYAWFDNNGSFITGVIKDCGNPVWGNPTTPPAKPVLTCDALQVTEISRNTFKFSVKATAKDGASITSYTYNFGDNNIKTTNSSEIQYTYAKEGNYTVTITVNGKETGEVKRQNPNCQKTVTVKPEPKMIVCNRETNKYPVEIKESEFDKSKHSKDPNDCKEAPAKITVCVIEEGGKKYTKEIKKEEFNEKIHKTNLDECKETPTPNTPSTPTPSPELPKTGASDAIMSALGLGGLTTATIAYIASRRQM from the coding sequence ATGAATAAATTTAAGAAAATCGGCATTGCTATCTCTTTGGGATTTGCTATGCTCGGTGGAATCTGGTTGGCATCACCTTCACAGGCTGCCGGCTGTAACAAATTTAACGTTGTATACTGTGGTACACATTCTATGTCAGAATTGCAAACAGCATACAGCCGTACAGAAATTAAAGAACTATACAAAGAGTGGTACGTTACTGAGACTATGGTTCAGGGCGGATCAAATATGCGCGAAGGTGTAGTTGACGCAAACGGCAACATTACAGTTGATGGCCGTGTTGTAGCTACAAACGCTATAACCGTACAATCTAAAGCTGGTACTCGTCAGCCTCAGCCACAACGTAGCTACAAGACCTCAAACGGATATACTTACTACCAATACACAACTGGTCAGAGCTTCGTTGACGGACCTAAGAGCTACAATATTTACGCATGGTTTGACAATAACGGCTCATTTATCACTGGTGTGATTAAAGACTGTGGTAACCCAGTTTGGGGTAATCCAACGACACCTCCAGCAAAGCCTGTTCTAACATGTGACGCTTTGCAAGTAACTGAAATTTCTCGTAACACCTTCAAGTTCAGCGTTAAGGCAACCGCTAAGGATGGTGCATCTATCACTAGCTACACATACAACTTTGGTGATAACAACATCAAGACAACTAACTCATCAGAAATTCAATACACTTACGCAAAAGAAGGCAACTACACGGTTACTATTACTGTAAACGGTAAAGAAACTGGTGAAGTTAAGAGGCAAAACCCTAATTGTCAAAAAACTGTTACGGTTAAGCCAGAGCCAAAAATGATCGTTTGCAACCGTGAGACCAATAAATATCCAGTAGAGATTAAGGAATCAGAGTTCGATAAAAGCAAGCATTCAAAGGATCCAAACGATTGTAAAGAAGCACCTGCTAAGATCACAGTCTGTGTAATTGAAGAAGGTGGCAAGAAGTACACTAAGGAGATTAAAAAGGAAGAGTTTAACGAAAAGATTCACAAGACTAACTTGGACGAATGTAAGGAAACTCCTACACCAAACACTCCTTCAACACCAACACCTAGCCCAGAACTACCAAAGACTGGTGCAAGTGACGCGATTATGTCAGCACTAGGCCTAGGTGGACTAACTACAGCTACTATCGCTTACATCGCTAGCCGCCGCCAAATGTAA